The Argentina anserina chromosome 3, drPotAnse1.1, whole genome shotgun sequence genome includes a region encoding these proteins:
- the LOC126789050 gene encoding transcription factor bHLH52-like — MAAMSTTFCSDWGSLQLLNDNPNPNNPDYDQLFIFQTQQHELAAASILGLDYSLALDDPNPLHLSQTFFSDPEFLPALDDLEYYYHDENPKRQKTQQQFHSGFNGFVPNPSMLPEFVQPQLPLPPPEIQIQQLPSAQLSANCALSNKDECTAAKMKANSNGGVSLSPQSIAARERRRKITEKTGELGRLVPSGSKMNTAEMLQAAHKYIKFLKAQVSMLKFMDSVQVKKGQWLQNPEGLQVLASPIVQEKLYSEEKCLVSRDFVETLANNQDIQSNPLLKDYIAKLL, encoded by the exons ATGGCTGCTATGAGTACTACTTTTTGCTCAGACTGGGGGTCTCTTCAGCTTCTCAATGacaaccctaaccctaataaCCCAGATTATGATCAACTGTTTATCTTCCAGACCCAACAACATGAGCTGGCAGCAGCAAGTATATTAGGTCTAGACTACAGTTTAGCTCTTGACGATCCAAACCCACTACATCTCTCCCAAACATTTTTCAGTGACCCAGAATTCCTCCCTGCTCTTGACGATCTCGAATACTATTATCATGATGAGAACCCAAAACGCCAGAAGACCCAACAACAATTCCATTCAGGCTTCAATGGGTTTGTCCCGAATCCAAGTATGCTCCCAGAGTTTGTGCAGCCTCAGCTACCTTTGCCACCTCCTGAAATTCAGATTCAACAGCTTCCATCAGCCCAATTGTCTGCTAACTGTGCACTAAGCAATAAGGATGAATGTACTGCGGCGAAAATGAAGGCAAACAGTAATGGAGGAGTGAGCTTGTCTCCACAAAGCATTGCAGCCCGCGAGAGAAGGAGGAAGATAACAGAGAAGACTGGTGAGCTTGGAAGGCTGGTTCCCAGTGGAAGCAAGATGAATACTGCTGAAATGTTGCAAGCCGCTCATAAGTACATCAAATTCTTGAAGGCACAAGTTTCAATGCTCAAATTTATGGATTCAGTGCAG GTGAAAAAAGGCCAATGGTTGCAAAATCCGGAAGGTCTTCAAGTTCTTGCATCCCCAATTGTTCAGGAGAAGTTGTACTCAGAAGAAAAGTGCTTGGTTTCAAGAGATTTTGTTGAAACCCTAGCAAATAATCAAGACATCCAATCGAACCCATTGCTCAAGGATTACATTGCTAAGTTGCTGTGA